A genome region from Methylobacterium sp. FF17 includes the following:
- a CDS encoding sigma-70 family RNA polymerase sigma factor encodes MTNAILAPIGTPRGADDEMRALLLGAIPALRAFAFSLTYDLDRSDDLVQDTLVRAWTKADSFTRGTNLTAWLFTILRNLFYSEQRKRKREVEDADGAMAGRLTSLPEQEIRVEMREFQAALDGLPLSQREALVLVGAQSFTYEEAAEICGVAVGTMKSRVSRARVRLIETLGMHGTDDIGADAVTRAALGATP; translated from the coding sequence GGCACGCCGCGCGGGGCCGACGACGAGATGCGCGCGCTCCTGCTCGGGGCGATCCCGGCCCTGCGCGCCTTCGCGTTCTCGCTGACCTACGACCTCGACCGCAGCGACGACCTCGTCCAGGACACCCTGGTGCGGGCCTGGACCAAGGCCGACAGCTTCACCCGGGGTACGAACCTCACGGCGTGGCTGTTCACGATCCTGCGCAACCTGTTCTACTCCGAGCAGCGCAAGCGCAAGCGCGAGGTCGAGGATGCCGACGGGGCGATGGCCGGGCGCCTCACGAGCCTGCCCGAGCAGGAGATCCGGGTGGAGATGCGGGAGTTCCAGGCCGCCCTGGACGGCCTGCCGCTCAGCCAGCGCGAGGCCCTCGTCCTCGTCGGTGCCCAGAGCTTCACCTACGAGGAGGCGGCCGAGATCTGCGGCGTTGCGGTCGGCACCATGAAGAGCCGGGTCAGCCGGGCCCGCGTCCGGCTCATCGAGACCCTGGGCATGCACGGCACCGACGATATCGGCGCCGATGCGGTCACGCGGGCGGCCCTCGGGGCCACGCCCTGA
- a CDS encoding helicase-related protein: MARKRVRPTSEILLEAAMRLGLPPRSVEVEALRLHLGLPEFGGFVEDAVVAKGLRELKARRTFAETGVASLKKAVPALRAAVMRDGAIAWTIRTMIPILDGGRLDLRVDAAPETGIAGILAGMAHRNDPTWRLDELRAAVAETSVRTAKALRRAVERLRDQVAEDLREVGADAATYIDHLDRSLRSRAFLLSPNLNQSLTDTLKGVRARARNVARENSRLRRLRDQVGFGAYIEKFTAARRLGRRIVFHMGPTNSGKTYAALEMLRAAPTGTYLAPLRLLALENYEALAERGLRAGMVTGEETLGDLNPTHTARTIETADLSRPIEVAVIDEIQMISDPDRGWAWTNALFGVPARTVVVCGSDDALAAVRRAAEAADESLEVVTFVRKTPLVLQEAPVPLEKVTPGDAVVAFSRRAVHENREILVAAGHRVATIYGALSPEVRRAEAARFRTGEADVLVTTDAIGMGLNLGPLKRVVFSAVRKWDGVGERALTNSEIRQIAGRAGRFGHQDEGYVAAVDETGLEPIRAALAGAPTAPAADTRFFVRPDLIAINSVAEEMRTDSLREVLAHFARATFYAGSPFQPSALEEILEIARVVDKARLPIAEKFAFSVCPVDRRDPVSLGMLERWTQARAGGLTVPALRANLAGELVYQERTVKLASAYLWLSRRFPETFDDAEAIRAMRARANGEIERHLRETATRKVERRSRRAGAGA, from the coding sequence ATGGCCCGCAAGCGTGTGCGACCGACGAGCGAGATCCTCCTGGAGGCGGCGATGCGCCTGGGGCTGCCGCCCCGCAGCGTCGAGGTGGAGGCCCTACGGCTCCATCTCGGCCTGCCGGAATTCGGCGGGTTCGTCGAGGATGCGGTGGTCGCCAAGGGCCTGCGCGAGCTGAAGGCCCGGCGCACCTTTGCCGAAACAGGCGTCGCGAGCCTGAAGAAGGCGGTCCCGGCCCTGCGCGCCGCCGTGATGCGCGACGGCGCCATTGCCTGGACGATCCGGACCATGATCCCGATCCTCGACGGGGGGCGCCTGGACCTGCGGGTCGACGCGGCCCCCGAGACGGGCATCGCCGGCATCCTCGCCGGCATGGCCCATCGCAACGACCCGACCTGGCGCCTCGACGAATTGCGCGCCGCCGTGGCCGAGACGTCGGTGCGGACCGCAAAAGCCCTGCGCCGGGCGGTGGAGCGCCTGCGCGACCAGGTGGCCGAGGATCTGCGCGAGGTGGGGGCCGACGCCGCCACCTATATCGACCACCTCGACCGGTCCTTGCGCTCGCGGGCCTTCCTGCTCTCGCCCAACCTGAACCAGTCGCTCACCGACACCCTGAAGGGCGTGCGCGCCCGGGCCCGCAACGTGGCGCGCGAGAATTCGCGCCTGCGCCGCCTGCGCGATCAGGTGGGCTTCGGGGCCTACATCGAGAAATTCACCGCCGCGCGTCGCCTCGGCCGGCGGATCGTCTTCCACATGGGGCCGACGAATTCCGGCAAGACGTATGCGGCCCTGGAGATGCTGCGCGCCGCGCCCACCGGCACCTACCTCGCGCCCCTGCGCCTCCTCGCCCTGGAGAATTACGAGGCCCTGGCCGAGCGCGGCCTGCGAGCCGGCATGGTCACCGGCGAGGAGACCCTGGGCGACCTCAACCCGACCCACACGGCGCGCACCATCGAAACCGCCGACCTGAGCCGGCCCATCGAGGTGGCGGTGATCGACGAGATCCAGATGATCTCCGACCCCGACCGGGGCTGGGCCTGGACCAACGCCCTGTTCGGTGTGCCGGCCCGCACCGTCGTGGTCTGCGGCTCGGACGATGCGCTCGCCGCCGTGCGCCGGGCGGCGGAGGCCGCCGACGAATCCCTCGAGGTGGTCACCTTCGTGCGCAAGACGCCGCTGGTGCTGCAGGAGGCACCCGTTCCCCTCGAGAAGGTGACGCCGGGCGACGCCGTGGTGGCCTTCTCGCGCCGGGCCGTTCACGAGAACCGCGAGATCCTGGTGGCGGCCGGGCACCGGGTGGCGACGATCTACGGCGCGCTCTCGCCGGAGGTCCGCCGTGCCGAGGCCGCGCGCTTCCGCACCGGCGAGGCCGACGTCCTCGTCACCACCGACGCCATCGGCATGGGGCTCAACCTCGGGCCCCTGAAGCGGGTCGTGTTCTCGGCGGTGCGCAAGTGGGACGGCGTCGGCGAGCGGGCGCTCACGAATTCGGAGATCCGCCAGATCGCCGGCCGCGCCGGCCGCTTCGGGCATCAGGACGAGGGCTACGTCGCCGCCGTGGACGAGACCGGCCTGGAGCCGATCCGCGCGGCGCTTGCCGGAGCCCCCACCGCGCCGGCCGCCGACACGCGCTTCTTCGTGCGGCCCGACCTCATCGCCATCAACTCGGTGGCCGAGGAGATGCGCACCGACAGCCTGCGCGAGGTGCTGGCGCATTTCGCCCGCGCCACCTTCTATGCCGGTTCGCCGTTCCAGCCTTCGGCCCTGGAGGAAATCCTCGAGATCGCCCGCGTGGTGGACAAGGCGCGGCTGCCGATTGCGGAGAAGTTCGCGTTCTCGGTCTGCCCGGTGGACCGGCGCGACCCGGTCTCGCTCGGCATGCTGGAGCGCTGGACGCAGGCCCGGGCGGGCGGACTCACCGTCCCGGCCCTGCGGGCGAACCTCGCCGGCGAACTCGTCTATCAGGAACGTACGGTGAAGCTCGCCAGCGCCTATCTCTGGCTGTCGCGGCGCTTCCCCGAAACCTTCGACGATGCCGAGGCCATCCGGGCGATGCGGGCACGCGCGAACGGGGAGATCGAACGCCACCTCCGGGAGACCGCGACCCGCAAGGTCGAGCGCCGGTCGCGCCGGGCGGGCGCGGGGGCCTGA
- a CDS encoding YciE/YciF ferroxidase family protein, whose amino-acid sequence MGLFTHDIKTLDDLFVHTLQDIYYAEHQITKALPKMIAKATHPELKQGFETHLRQTETQIQRLEEVFRMHGHSPKAVTCPAINGIIEEANEVAGEVADKDVLDAALVASAQAVEHYEITRYGSLIAWAKQLGRDDCAGVLQQNLDEEKATDHLLTALAERQVNQRAA is encoded by the coding sequence ATGGGCCTGTTCACCCACGACATCAAAACCCTCGATGACCTCTTCGTGCATACGCTCCAGGACATTTATTACGCCGAGCACCAGATCACGAAGGCGCTGCCCAAGATGATCGCCAAGGCGACCCATCCGGAGCTGAAGCAGGGCTTCGAGACCCACCTGCGCCAGACCGAGACCCAGATCCAGCGCCTGGAAGAGGTCTTCCGGATGCACGGTCACAGCCCGAAGGCGGTCACCTGCCCGGCCATCAACGGCATCATCGAGGAGGCCAACGAGGTCGCTGGCGAGGTTGCCGACAAGGACGTGCTCGACGCGGCCCTCGTCGCCTCCGCCCAGGCCGTCGAGCATTACGAGATCACCCGGTACGGCTCGCTGATCGCCTGGGCCAAACAGCTCGGGCGCGACGATTGCGCCGGCGTGCTGCAGCAGAACCTCGACGAGGAGAAGGCCACCGACCACCTGCTCACCGCGCTCGCCGAGCGGCAGGTGAACCAGCGGGCGGCCTGA